A region of Streptomyces sp. NBC_01788 DNA encodes the following proteins:
- a CDS encoding DUF1697 domain-containing protein, translating to MTMYAALLRGINVGGKKVPMAELRTLVAELGHTRVQTHLQSGQAVFAAGHGDEESLAAEFTAALEKRFGFPVDVIVRDHAYLRAVAESCPFPAAELEGRQLHVTYFSAPVGAERYAEIDQEAYLPEEFRLGDRALYLYAPDGLGRSKLAEHLARKRLNKDLIATSRNWNTVLRLVELTAPDA from the coding sequence ATGACGATGTACGCCGCGCTGCTGCGCGGAATCAACGTGGGCGGCAAGAAGGTTCCGATGGCCGAGCTGCGCACCCTGGTGGCTGAGCTCGGCCACACCCGTGTGCAGACCCATCTGCAGAGCGGCCAGGCTGTTTTCGCCGCCGGTCACGGCGACGAGGAGTCGCTGGCCGCGGAGTTCACGGCGGCGCTGGAGAAGCGGTTCGGCTTCCCGGTGGACGTGATCGTGCGCGACCACGCCTATCTGCGGGCTGTCGCCGAGTCCTGCCCGTTCCCGGCCGCCGAGCTGGAGGGACGGCAGTTGCACGTGACCTACTTCTCCGCGCCCGTCGGGGCGGAGCGGTACGCGGAGATCGACCAGGAGGCCTACCTGCCCGAGGAGTTCCGCCTCGGCGACCGGGCCCTCTACCTGTACGCGCCGGACGGGCTCGGCCGTTCCAAGCTCGCCGAGCACCTGGCCAGGAAGCGGCTGAACAAGGACCTGATCGCGACCAGCCGGAACTGGAACACGGTGCTCAGACTCGTCGAGCTGACCGCCCCGGACGCCTGA
- a CDS encoding aldo/keto reductase: protein MFTLGGDLPVRRLGYGTAQLTGPGYWGPRGDARDAVTVLRRAVERGVNLIDTADNYGPSVAEELVAEALYPYPEDLVIATKGGVVRTGDNAWRVDGRPEQLRAMCEASLRRLRLERIDLYQLHRLDPAVPMAEQLGALDELREEGKIRHVGLDTVSAEQLASAMELTSVASVQNRYNLADRASEPLLELCEERGIAFLPWFPLGNGALTGNPECARIAAAHGATPGQVALAWLLHRSPVLCPTPGTGTLAHLEENLDAARLSLGAAELSRLSALG, encoded by the coding sequence ATGTTCACGCTCGGCGGCGACCTGCCCGTACGGCGCCTCGGCTACGGCACCGCGCAGCTCACCGGCCCCGGCTACTGGGGTCCGCGCGGCGACGCCCGGGACGCGGTGACCGTGCTGCGGCGGGCGGTGGAGCGCGGGGTGAACCTGATCGACACCGCGGACAACTACGGTCCGTCCGTCGCCGAGGAACTGGTGGCCGAGGCCCTGTATCCCTACCCCGAGGACCTGGTGATCGCCACCAAGGGCGGGGTGGTCCGCACCGGCGACAACGCCTGGCGCGTCGACGGGCGGCCGGAGCAGCTGCGGGCGATGTGCGAGGCGAGCCTGCGGAGACTGCGGCTGGAGCGGATCGACCTGTACCAGCTGCACAGGCTCGACCCCGCCGTGCCGATGGCCGAACAGCTCGGCGCGCTCGACGAGTTGCGCGAGGAGGGCAAGATCCGCCACGTCGGCCTGGACACCGTCTCCGCCGAACAGCTCGCCTCGGCGATGGAGTTGACCTCCGTCGCCTCCGTCCAGAACCGCTACAACCTCGCCGACCGCGCGTCGGAGCCGCTGCTGGAGCTGTGCGAGGAGCGCGGTATCGCGTTCCTGCCGTGGTTCCCGCTGGGCAACGGCGCGTTGACCGGGAACCCGGAGTGCGCCCGGATCGCCGCCGCGCACGGCGCCACGCCCGGACAGGTGGCGCTGGCGTGGCTGCTGCACCGCTCCCCCGTGCTCTGTCCGACCCCGGGCACGGGCACGCTCGCCCATCTCGAGGAGAACCTGGACGCGGCGCGCCTGTCCCTCGGCGCCGCCGAGCTGTCCCGGCTGTCCGCCCTCGGGTGA
- a CDS encoding ketopantoate reductase family protein yields MRYIIIGAGAVGGAVGGRLAQSGREVVLVARGAHLAALREDGLRLAVPEGELTYRLPAVDGPEALGELRADDVLVLAVKTQDTEAALAAWGPAPVAGGGTAERRLPLLCAQNGVEGQRLALRRFRHVYGVCVWLPAAHVEPGAVSAAGTPLTGILHLGRYPGGTDDTLRRISADLESAHFEAPVVPDVSRWQYAKLLGNLANAIEAVSGPLDSEATHALYGRVRAEGEAVLAAAGIPWAGAEEQKEVRGDKITLVPLPGAPRGGGSSWQSLARGTGSIEADHLNGEIVLLGRLHGIPTPLNELLQHLANTFARERRAAGSMPVAELVRLADAADTEG; encoded by the coding sequence ATGCGTTACATCATCATCGGGGCAGGGGCGGTCGGCGGCGCCGTCGGGGGGCGGCTGGCGCAGAGCGGGCGCGAGGTCGTACTGGTCGCGCGGGGAGCGCATCTCGCTGCGCTGCGCGAGGACGGGCTGCGGCTGGCGGTGCCGGAGGGCGAACTCACGTACCGGCTGCCCGCCGTGGACGGGCCCGAGGCGCTCGGCGAACTGCGCGCCGACGACGTGCTGGTGCTGGCCGTCAAGACCCAGGACACCGAGGCGGCGCTGGCGGCCTGGGGTCCGGCGCCGGTCGCGGGCGGCGGCACGGCCGAGCGGAGACTGCCGCTGCTGTGCGCGCAGAACGGGGTGGAGGGCCAACGGCTCGCCCTGCGCCGCTTCCGGCACGTGTACGGCGTCTGCGTCTGGCTGCCCGCGGCCCACGTCGAACCCGGCGCCGTCTCGGCCGCGGGCACCCCGCTCACCGGCATACTGCACCTGGGCCGCTACCCGGGCGGCACCGACGACACCCTGCGGCGGATCTCCGCCGACCTGGAGTCGGCGCACTTCGAGGCGCCGGTCGTGCCGGACGTGAGCCGCTGGCAGTACGCCAAGCTGCTCGGCAACCTCGCCAACGCGATCGAGGCCGTCAGCGGCCCGCTGGACAGCGAGGCGACGCACGCGCTGTACGGGAGGGTGCGCGCCGAGGGCGAGGCGGTGCTTGCCGCCGCCGGGATTCCCTGGGCGGGTGCCGAGGAGCAGAAGGAGGTCCGCGGCGACAAGATCACCCTGGTGCCGCTGCCCGGCGCCCCGCGCGGCGGGGGCTCCTCCTGGCAGTCCCTCGCCCGGGGCACCGGTTCCATCGAGGCCGACCACCTCAACGGGGAGATCGTGCTCCTGGGCCGGCTGCACGGCATACCGACACCGCTCAACGAACTGCTCCAGCACCTGGCCAACACGTTCGCGCGAGAGCGCCGGGCGGCGGGCTCGATGCCGGTGGCGGAGCTGGTGCGGCTGGCGGACGCGGCGGACACGGAGGGCTGA
- a CDS encoding sirohydrochlorin chelatase, giving the protein MIHQPVLLVVAHGSRDPRHAATVHALVRRVRALRPGLRVETGFLEFNVPSVPGVLDALAADGVRDVVALPLLLTRAFHAKADIPSVLRRAPSRLRIRQAEVLGPSPLLTDALERRLYEAGLDPADKSSTGVVLASAGSSDPEAIAVIAEIAREWRHTGWCAVRPAFASASPPRTEDAVRELRELGCARVAVAPYVLAPGFLPDRIARGATEAGADVLAGVLGPAPEVARVLLERYDAARLPLSAALGA; this is encoded by the coding sequence ATGATCCACCAGCCCGTTCTCCTCGTCGTCGCCCACGGCAGCCGCGATCCGCGCCATGCCGCGACCGTCCACGCCCTGGTCCGCCGGGTCCGGGCGCTGCGCCCCGGGCTGCGGGTGGAGACCGGGTTCCTGGAGTTCAACGTGCCGTCCGTGCCGGGCGTGCTGGACGCCCTGGCGGCCGACGGGGTGCGGGACGTCGTGGCCCTGCCGCTGCTGCTGACCCGCGCCTTCCACGCCAAGGCGGACATCCCCTCGGTGCTGCGCCGGGCGCCGTCGCGGCTGCGGATCCGGCAGGCGGAGGTCCTCGGCCCCTCACCGCTGCTGACGGACGCCCTGGAGAGGCGTCTGTACGAGGCGGGGCTCGACCCCGCCGACAAGTCCTCGACCGGGGTCGTACTGGCCTCGGCGGGGTCCTCGGACCCGGAGGCGATCGCAGTGATCGCAGAAATCGCGCGGGAGTGGCGGCACACCGGCTGGTGCGCCGTGCGGCCTGCGTTCGCCTCCGCCTCCCCGCCGCGCACCGAGGACGCGGTGCGGGAACTGCGCGAACTGGGCTGCGCCAGGGTCGCGGTCGCCCCGTACGTCCTGGCACCCGGCTTCCTGCCCGACCGCATCGCCCGCGGCGCGACCGAGGCCGGCGCCGACGTACTGGCCGGGGTGCTCGGGCCCGCCCCGGAGGTGGCCCGGGTCCTGCTGGAGCGCTACGACGCCGCCCGGCTGCCGCTGTCGGCGGCCCTGGGAGCCTGA
- a CDS encoding ABC transporter permease: MASTETKTAQGAELADVEAGLDALETTAADRAPLRQTLVNKVLPPVVAVAVVLVVWQALISLKVVDDPSRLPSPADVGGEFKDAWLQGKLLGFIWTSVSRGLLGFLFALAIGTPLGLLVARVKFVRAALGPILSGLQSLPSVAWVPPAVIWLGLDNSMMYAVILLGAVPSIANGLVSGIDQVPPLFLRAGRTMGATGARGAWHIVLPAALPGYLAGLKQGWAFSWRSLMAAEIIASSPDLGIGLGALLENGRNASSMAMVFEAIILILFVGIAIDLLIFSPLERRVLRGRGLLVKS; the protein is encoded by the coding sequence ATGGCCAGCACTGAGACGAAGACGGCCCAAGGCGCCGAACTGGCCGATGTCGAGGCCGGTCTCGACGCCCTGGAGACCACGGCGGCCGACCGTGCGCCGCTGCGCCAGACCCTGGTCAACAAGGTCCTGCCGCCGGTCGTGGCGGTCGCGGTGGTCCTGGTGGTCTGGCAGGCGCTGATCTCCCTGAAGGTGGTCGACGACCCGAGCCGGCTGCCCTCGCCCGCCGACGTGGGCGGCGAGTTCAAGGACGCCTGGTTGCAGGGCAAGCTGCTCGGCTTCATCTGGACGTCCGTCTCGCGCGGCCTGCTGGGCTTCCTGTTCGCGCTGGCCATCGGCACCCCGCTGGGCCTGCTGGTGGCCCGGGTGAAGTTCGTGCGCGCGGCCCTCGGCCCGATCCTGTCCGGCCTCCAGTCGCTGCCGTCGGTGGCGTGGGTGCCGCCGGCGGTGATCTGGCTGGGCCTGGACAACTCGATGATGTACGCGGTGATCCTGCTCGGCGCGGTCCCGTCCATCGCCAACGGACTGGTGTCCGGCATCGACCAGGTGCCGCCGCTGTTCCTGCGGGCGGGCCGCACGATGGGCGCGACGGGTGCCCGGGGCGCCTGGCACATCGTCCTGCCGGCCGCCCTGCCGGGCTATCTGGCCGGTCTGAAGCAGGGCTGGGCGTTCTCCTGGCGGTCACTGATGGCGGCGGAGATCATCGCCTCCTCGCCGGACCTGGGCATCGGCCTGGGCGCGCTGCTGGAGAACGGCCGCAACGCGAGCTCCATGGCCATGGTCTTCGAGGCCATCATCCTGATCCTGTTCGTCGGCATCGCCATCGACCTGCTGATCTTCAGTCCGCTGGAGCGGCGGGTGCTGCGCGGCCGCGGTCTTCTCGTGAAGAGCTGA
- a CDS encoding ABC transporter ATP-binding protein: protein MATTLARAAETVEHAAHLENVSKSFAAPGGQQLVLDGISLDVAPGEFVTLLGASGCGKSTLLNLVAGLDRPTAGSITTDGRPALMFQEHALFPWLTAGRNIELALRLRGVAKPERRGRAEELLELVRLKGAYGKRVHELSGGMRQRVAMARALAQESNLLLMDEPFAALDAITRDVLHDELTRIWQQTGVSVLFVTHNVREAVRLAQRVVLLSSRPGRVAREWTVDIPQPRRIEDAPVAELSLEITEVLRGEIRRHGQH, encoded by the coding sequence ATGGCCACGACCCTTGCCAGGGCCGCCGAGACCGTAGAGCACGCGGCCCACCTCGAGAACGTCTCGAAGTCCTTCGCGGCACCGGGCGGGCAGCAACTCGTACTGGACGGCATCAGCCTCGATGTCGCCCCGGGCGAGTTCGTCACCCTCCTGGGGGCCTCGGGCTGCGGCAAGTCCACGCTGCTGAACCTGGTGGCGGGCCTTGACCGGCCCACCGCCGGGTCCATCACGACGGACGGCCGCCCCGCCCTGATGTTCCAGGAGCACGCCCTGTTCCCCTGGCTTACCGCCGGCAGGAACATCGAACTCGCCCTCAGGCTGCGCGGAGTGGCGAAGCCGGAGCGGCGCGGCCGGGCCGAGGAGCTGCTCGAACTCGTCCGGCTGAAGGGCGCGTACGGCAAGCGCGTCCACGAACTGTCCGGCGGGATGCGCCAGCGGGTGGCGATGGCCCGCGCGCTGGCCCAGGAGAGCAACCTGCTGCTGATGGACGAGCCGTTCGCGGCGCTCGACGCCATCACCCGGGACGTCCTGCACGACGAGCTGACCCGGATCTGGCAGCAGACCGGGGTGTCGGTGCTGTTCGTCACGCACAACGTGCGCGAGGCGGTGCGGCTCGCACAGCGCGTCGTCCTGCTGTCCTCCCGTCCGGGCCGGGTGGCCCGCGAGTGGACGGTGGACATCCCGCAGCCGCGCCGCATCGAGGACGCGCCCGTGGCGGAACTGTCCCTGGAGATCACCGAAGTCCTGCGTGGGGAGATCCGCCGACATGGCCAGCACTGA
- a CDS encoding aliphatic sulfonate ABC transporter substrate-binding protein → MPASLPPFRFRPAGGSPGPVLRRGLVVLAALPLLTLAACGYGSQADDDGARQKVAAGAEKTDGLDSVRIGYFGNLTHATALVGVQKGFFQKELGATVVKPSVFNAGPSEIEALNSGSIDIGWIGPSPAINGYTKSDGKSLRIIGGSASGGVKLVVDPAKIKSLQDVKGKKIATPQLGNTQDVAFLNWIAEQGWKVDAQSGKGDVSVVRTDNKITPDAYKSGSIDGAWVPEPTASKLVAEGAKVLLDESSLWPDKKFVITNIIVSQKFLKEHPKAVEAVLRASVETNTWINAHPDEAKAAANKQLGTDSGKELPENVLDPAWKSIQITDDPLASTLDTEAQHAVKAGLLQSPKLAGIYDLAPLNKVLKAAGRPTVDDAGLGAQ, encoded by the coding sequence GTGCCTGCCAGCCTTCCCCCGTTCCGCTTCCGCCCCGCCGGGGGCTCCCCCGGGCCCGTACTCCGCCGCGGCCTCGTCGTGCTCGCCGCCCTGCCCCTGCTCACGCTCGCCGCCTGCGGCTACGGCTCCCAGGCCGACGACGACGGCGCCCGGCAGAAGGTGGCCGCCGGTGCCGAGAAGACCGACGGGCTCGACTCGGTCAGGATCGGCTACTTCGGCAACCTGACCCACGCGACCGCGCTGGTCGGAGTGCAGAAGGGCTTCTTCCAGAAGGAGTTGGGCGCAACGGTCGTCAAGCCGTCGGTCTTCAACGCCGGGCCGTCCGAGATCGAGGCCCTCAACTCCGGCTCCATCGACATCGGCTGGATCGGCCCGTCCCCGGCGATCAACGGCTACACCAAGTCGGACGGCAAGAGCCTGCGCATCATCGGCGGTTCGGCCTCCGGCGGGGTCAAGCTCGTGGTCGACCCGGCGAAGATCAAGTCCTTGCAGGACGTCAAGGGCAAGAAGATCGCGACCCCGCAGCTCGGCAACACGCAGGACGTGGCGTTCCTCAACTGGATCGCCGAACAGGGCTGGAAGGTCGACGCGCAGAGCGGCAAGGGCGACGTCTCCGTGGTCCGCACCGACAACAAGATCACCCCGGACGCCTACAAGTCCGGCTCCATCGACGGCGCCTGGGTGCCGGAACCGACCGCGTCGAAGCTGGTCGCCGAAGGCGCCAAGGTACTCCTTGACGAGTCTTCCCTGTGGCCCGACAAGAAGTTCGTGATCACGAACATCATCGTGTCGCAGAAGTTCCTCAAGGAGCACCCGAAGGCCGTCGAGGCGGTGCTGAGGGCCTCCGTGGAGACCAACACGTGGATCAACGCCCACCCGGACGAGGCGAAGGCCGCGGCGAACAAGCAGCTGGGGACCGACTCCGGCAAGGAGCTGCCCGAGAACGTCCTCGACCCGGCGTGGAAGTCCATCCAGATCACCGACGACCCGCTGGCCTCCACTCTCGACACCGAGGCGCAGCACGCGGTCAAGGCGGGCCTGCTGCAGAGCCCGAAGCTGGCCGGCATCTACGACCTCGCCCCGCTGAACAAGGTGCTGAAGGCCGCGGGCCGGCCGACCGTCGACGACGCCGGTCTCGGCGCCCAGTAG